The Rhopalosiphum maidis isolate BTI-1 chromosome 1, ASM367621v3, whole genome shotgun sequence genome has a segment encoding these proteins:
- the LOC113556023 gene encoding mediator of RNA polymerase II transcription subunit 15-like: MALNATTCYNKAVIAGYGSSYPSPLAAAAGVPSALMVAAAAGSASGSPSSRSGSSGSGTGPSGYRVKDFNVPLHVDCSVEYEMPSSAKPPVGGKVEPLLMIHPSYYRKAESRTRSLFVNNMPAAAASSSGRSRPSVAAAAVGGVCGRSGVSAAIANAADGPPPAKKPYAGPAPGVTASTAAGVYGMVTGAVAAAAGASQWPPLGSSAEHQHHDGKRTLDMVQRQYQQHLQASLPPPMMTAALPTDKTHMTVPKGCSCCQAKLLKRKAQQPPSVPQQQPQQHHIHHHQQQQQQLQQQHLSQPSHLQQQQQQQQHLHHHQQQQQHHQHLHHQQQQQHHHHQQQQQQQQQQQQQHIHHHHHHQQQQQQQQQQQQQHQEYHKSRQNEPQTPQLWGFNGTIAAVLRNEYGGKPTKTLGRITDPINNILTPTYMF, encoded by the exons ATGGCTCTGAACGCCACTACGTGTTACAACAAGGCGGTGATCGCGGGCTACGGGTCGTCGTACCCCAGCCCGctggccgccgccgccggcgTACCGTCCGCCCTGATGGTGGCCGCGGCCGCAGGATCCGCGAGCGGATCGCCGTCGTCTCGGTCCGGGTCGTCCGGGTCCGGTACCGGGCCTTCCGGGTACCGCGTCAAGGACTTCAACGTGCCCCTGCACGTCGACTGCAGCGTCGAGTACGAAATGCCCAGCTCGGCCAAGCCGCCGGTGGGTGGCAAGGTCGAGCCGCTGCTCATGATCCACCCGTCGTATTACCGGAAGGCCGAGAGCCGGACCCGCAGCCTGTTCGTCAACAACATGCCCGCCGCCGCTGCCTCGTCGTCCGGCCGGAGCAGACCCTCGGTCGCCGCGGCCGCGGTCGGTGGCGTCTGCGGTAGGTCGGGCGTCTCCGCCGCCATCGCGAACGCCGCCGACGGACCGCCGCCCGCGAAAAAACCGTACGCCGGACCGGCTCCCGGAGTGACCGCGTCCACCGCGGCCGGCGTTTACGGCATGGTTACCGGCGCCgtggccgccgccgccggcgCGTCCCAGTGGCCCCCGTTGGGCTCCAGCGCCGAGCACCAACACCACGACGGCAAACGCACCCTAGACATGGTCCAGCGGCAATACCAACAGCACCTGCAGGCCAGTCTGCCGCCGCCGATGATGACGGCTGCCTTGCCCACCGACAAAACCCACATGACAG TGCCGAAAGGGTGTTCTTGCTGCCAGGCGAAATTATTAAAGCGCAAAGCCCAACAACCGCCATCGGTGCCTCAACAACAACCACAGCAACACCATATCCACCATcaccaacaacaacaacaacaactacAACAACAACACTTATCGCAACCATCTCAtttacaacaacaacaacaacaacaacaacacctCCATCACcaccagcagcagcagcaacaccATCAACATCTTCATCATcaacaacagcagcaacaCCACCATcaccagcagcagcagcaacaacaacagcagcaacaacaacaacacatCCATcaccatcatcatcatcaacagcagcaacaacagcagcagcaacaacagcagcaacaCCAAGAGTACCACAAGTCGAGGCAAAACGAACCGCAAACTCCTCAGTTGTGGGGTTTTAACGGTACCATCGCAGCGGTGTTGCGCAACGAGTACGGTGGCAAACCGACGAAAACGTTAGGACGTATCACCGACCCTATCAACAACATCCTGACGCCCACGTACATGTTCTGA